Proteins encoded in a region of the Vicia villosa cultivar HV-30 ecotype Madison, WI linkage group LG5, Vvil1.0, whole genome shotgun sequence genome:
- the LOC131605194 gene encoding uncharacterized protein LOC131605194 — translation MAEELTTETPMVAHTISSRKRPIKNDKLSLEDYIHLLNSRHAIDLTMNQLNQVIRIHGFKKIHHVTKKVLTDAVDVLDLLDLPRSTLTESVCAFADLTVEEANADLGDLNWQDCCVTSIQKFGCCDDRRSFPAFSDQNLGDVNHLQSQSCIHQSKRDETGGMIHETLKRRLGVTKMVPRRKKSSIHALHSSTSIVDSVSLSSC, via the exons ATGGCAGAGGAACTAACAACAGAAACGCCAATGGTAGCACACACAATCTCCTCGAGGAAACGACCGATCAAGAACGATAAGCTCTCTCTCGAAGATTACATTCACCTCCTTAACTCCcgtcacgccattgatctcaccATGAATCAACTCAATCAG GTCATCCGTATTCACGGCTTCAAGAAAATTCACCATGTTACAAAG AAAGTGTTGACTGATGCTGTGGACGTGCTAGATCTGCTGGATCTACCGCGATCGACGCTCACAGAGAGTGTTTGCGCGTTTGCTGATTTGACTGTGGAGGAGGCAAATGCAGATCTCGGTGATCTCAACTGGCAAGATTGTTGTGTTACCTCTATCCAGAAATTTGGCTGCTGTGATGATCGGAGATCGTTTCCTGCTTTCTCTGATCAGAATCTTGGAGATGTGAATCATTTGCAGTCGCAAAGTTGCATTCACCAGAGTAAAAGAGATGAAACCGGTGGTATGATCCATGAAACTTTAAAGCGTAGGTTAGGAGTTACGAAAATGGTGCCAAGGCGAAAGAAGAGCAGTATTCATGCTCTTCACTCGTCCACTTCAATTGTGGATTCTGTTTCTCTCTCTTCATGCTGA